The Acidimicrobiales bacterium sequence GCACGAGGTTCTGGGCGCCGAACCCCAGGGCGACGCCGACGATGCCGGCACCGGCGATGAGCGGCCCGAGGTGGAGGCCCAGCTCCGCCAGCACCATCAGCAGGGCGACGGCCCAGACGCCGAACCCGGCGATGCTGCGGATGAGGTCGCCGATGGTCTCGGCCCGCTTGGCCGCCCGGCTCCCGGGCGCCTCGCCGGTCGGGACCAGTGCGGCGGGCGCGTGCTCGCGGAAGGCGCCCAGGCGGCGCTGGCCGTGCTCGCCCTTGACCCCGGCCACGAACCGGGCGACCGCCCGGGCGATCAGCCGGGTCGCCACCCATGCCAGCCCGATGACGAGCACGACCTTGGCCGGCTTGACCACGACCGTCTCGGCCATGCTGGCCAGGAACTCGTTGTCCGTCGCCCCGAGCACCGCCCGGCACACCGACGAGCTCTCCTCCGGGGTGCCGCACGCCGCACGCTCGGCGGCGGTCCCCTCTGCGGTCTGGGCGAGCAGCAGCGCGGCGAGTGCGAGATCCATGACCCTCCTTGGCGAGCCTCGTGGGTGCGGGGCGGCCGCCCGCGGTCGTCCGTGGCCGGGCCGATGGCGCGACCCAGCCGGTCGCCCCTCGTGTGTCCTACCCCGCGGCGCCTGGGTAGGAATCCCATGCCTGTCGTCGTTTGTCGTCAAGGAGGACCCGATGCCGAAGGACACCAGGGAGGACCTCCCGGGGACCGTGCAGCGGTCGCCGGCCAAGGCCCGCCGCACGTTCGCGAAGACGCTGGAATCGGCACACGAACAGTACGACTCCGAGGAGCGCGCGCACCGCACGGCGTTCGCGGCGCTCAAGCACAGCTTCGAGAAGGTGGGCGACCACTGGGAGCCCAAGGACGGCAAGGGCCCGTCCGACGACCGGGCGAAGCGCCGGGGCCGCAAGGGCGGCGAGTCGGCCGGGGGCGTCGACGTGCTCGGCCGCACCAAGGCGGAGCTCTACGAGCGGGCCAAGCGGCTGGGCGTACGCGGGCGGTCGCGGATGTCCAAGCACGAGTTGGGGAAGGCGATCGCCCGCAAGCAGGACTGACGGCCGGCGGCGCGCCCGGCGACGCTTCAGCTCAGCCCACGGGAAGGTCCGCGGCCGCCGCGGACGGCCCACGGGAAGGTCCGCGGCCGCCGCGGACGGCCCCGGTCCGCTGCCAGGGCGCGCCACGGTGATGGCCGCCGCGGAGCGGGCCAGCCGGAGCGACTGGGCGCACGGTCGGTGAGGGCCGTACCGGGTTGCTGGCGTGTGCCCTCGTCACGCGCTCGATCCCGGGCGCACCGTTCGGGCGGCGGGCGCCGACCTCGCCGAGCAGGCGAC is a genomic window containing:
- a CDS encoding ChaB family protein; the protein is MPKDTREDLPGTVQRSPAKARRTFAKTLESAHEQYDSEERAHRTAFAALKHSFEKVGDHWEPKDGKGPSDDRAKRRGRKGGESAGGVDVLGRTKAELYERAKRLGVRGRSRMSKHELGKAIARKQD